The DNA sequence CTTCGGCTGTACCCATATGATAATCCTGGAGAGGTTTGGTAAAAATTTTAGCATCGACAACTGTTTGAGAGTTGCTTACTTTTAAAGCATCAATGATTTGTTTGTTTTGTTGCCACGGAACGTAGTTTACGAAATACAAAGCGACTATAGACAAAATGACAATTAAAGAATCGCTGATGGGCCTCATCCCAACAGAATTCAATTTGTCCCAAAAGATATTAGTGGTTAGACCTTGATTTAAAGGCAGTGATTTCACAAAAAGATAGTGCGCGTAAGAGAGGATAGTAAAGAACATGATGTAACTACCTATCTGATCAAAAATAAACAAATTGTAAAAGAGATAAGCAAATAGAAGACCATATAAAAGGCCTTTCTCTTCTTTTGAAGCATCGCTTGATCTTCTCAAAGAATAGAGTAGGGCAACAAACATGAGGAGATAGGAAATAATACCTAGAGCTCCAGCGTTCACCGTCCAATCCAGGATGATATTGTGAGTACGGTCAAACCATGGCTCTTGACCATACATCCTCGGATCATAATTTTTATTAAAAACGGAGCTGAAACCTTCCTGACCCCAACCTAAAATAGGATTCTCTTTAAAACCTTCGATGGCCATAGGCCAGACAAAGTAACGACCTTGATTCTTTATTTCATCGAAAGAAATGCTCCCAAATCTTTGTAGCACCATATTATCTTTCACGAAAGAAGTGTTCCTAACACTCCAAAAAATACCACTACCGACGACAAGAACGGAGACAAAAGCTAAAGCTGCTTTTCTTATGACTTCCCCTCTATTCGCTTTAATGGCCATGTAAACGAAAGCGATAAAAGCCCCTCCCAAAAGTCCCAACACTGCACCTCTAGTGGCAGTAAAGTAGAGAACGACTATATCGACGAGAGCGGTGAGGCCAATCAAATATTTCTGGGATTTCGATCGAGGTTGAAAGAAAAGCATAGCAGCAAGGAAAATATTGAACACCATGTAGATACCGAGGTAAGCAGAATTACCGAAAGTACCATCGACTCTAAAACCACCCTGATTGATAGTAATTTTACCCGCAAGTTGAAGGAAGGAGTAAAAGGCCATAATGGCACTGGCGCCAACATTTACAGCAAAAAATTTATTCCAGATTTCTTTAGTTTTAAAAACCGAGATCAAAACTAGGAACAAAGCAAAGTGGTGAGCTAAAGCTATAAATCCTTCCATTCTCTCGTAGTTGGACCAGAAGGCTTTGTAAGAATCGAGGGCAAATATGTCAGCTACTAAAACCACAAGCATAAATACTGCAACAGATTTGAGCACCCAAGAAGCGCGTGGCCTATATTCAGGATTACGGATCGCGAGAGACAACCAAAGAGCAAACACTATTT is a window from the Candidatus Paceibacterota bacterium genome containing:
- a CDS encoding O-antigen ligase family protein — translated: MSMNRVLKNLIYAGLFLVPFIPFVVAESLLFPFITGKAFLYRVLVEIVFALWLSLAIRNPEYRPRASWVLKSVAVFMLVVLVADIFALDSYKAFWSNYERMEGFIALAHHFALFLVLISVFKTKEIWNKFFAVNVGASAIMAFYSFLQLAGKITINQGGFRVDGTFGNSAYLGIYMVFNIFLAAMLFFQPRSKSQKYLIGLTALVDIVVLYFTATRGAVLGLLGGAFIAFVYMAIKANRGEVIRKAALAFVSVLVVGSGIFWSVRNTSFVKDNMVLQRFGSISFDEIKNQGRYFVWPMAIEGFKENPILGWGQEGFSSVFNKNYDPRMYGQEPWFDRTHNIILDWTVNAGALGIISYLLMFVALLYSLRRSSDASKEEKGLLYGLLFAYLFYNLFIFDQIGSYIMFFTILSYAHYLFVKSLPLNQGLTTNIFWDKLNSVGMRPISDSLIVILSIVALYFVNYVPWQQNKQIIDALKVSNSQTVVDAKIFTKPLQDYHMGTAEALEHVPNSALNAINNAQSSPEFRQEVFDAVDAAFMNHLESFPFSVRHRLFYAMFLSRFGLYDKSIPELDEAIKFSPRKQSLYIERGSELLQSGKTEEAVADFKKAYELETSYDEARFTYALGAILVRDTILADELLKNFPHDKLVNDDRYVSVLYQLGKYNEAALVISERIEKNPTNTQNYLTLAGMYLQAGRRPEAILEIQKVIEIDPTFKEKGEYFISEIRAGRNP